The Cucumis melo cultivar AY chromosome 5, USDA_Cmelo_AY_1.0, whole genome shotgun sequence genome has a segment encoding these proteins:
- the LOC127149584 gene encoding uncharacterized protein LOC127149584: MSEREDSPHHHHLHHHLPPSPRESLCFFFKILFHSLQIFSRNKRHFLSIFLLLSLPLSLLLFTLSLSSHPLKSHILHLESVLRHSPTRFEFRHVFSESRNDAFSLLRLRAAFFLPIYAFSLFLAVSTVSSTLLSFQSKRPSLKSALSGFKNSWTRPLVTTICIYTILVAYSIVPNTLASISPSPALRFVVLVFGVVFEVYLISIMSLGLVVSIAEERFGFDAIRYAAALMADRRLSGSILTAMFLFASSLISSEMEGLMDGVDHWMRSTAAVTTNVAVSVGDKIGLISLYGMVIIFGYVVTTVFYCECRKRDFVRVENEEDHDHIVMV, from the coding sequence atgtctGAAAGAGAAGACTCtcctcatcatcatcatcttcatcatcatcttcctccTTCTCCTCGTGAATCTCTCTgtttcttcttcaaaatcctTTTCCATTCCCTTCAAATCTTCTCCAGAAACAAACGCCATTTCCTCTCCATCTTTCTcctcctctctctccctctctctctcctccTCTTCACCCTTTCTCTCTCCTCTCATCCTCTCAAATCCCACATCCTCCACCTCGAATCCGTCCTCCGCCATTCCCCCACCCGTTTCGAGTTCCGTCATGTCTTCTCCGAGTCCCGTAACGACGCTTTCTCCCTCCTCCGTCTTCGTGCCGCCTTCTTTCTCCCCATCTACGCCTTTTCCCTCTTCCTCGCTGTCTCCACCGTCTCCTCCACTCTTCTCTCCTTCCAATCCAAACGCCCTTCTCTCAAATCCGCTCTCTCCGGCTTCAAAAACTCCTGGACTCGTCCTCTTGTTACCACGATTTGCATCTACACGATTCTCGTAGCCTACTCTATTGTGCCTAACACGCTCGCTTCGATTTCTCCGTCTCCGGCTTTGAGGTTTGTGGTTTTGGTGTTTGGCGTTGTTTTCGAGGTGTATTTGATTTCAATTATGAGTTTAGGGCTTGTTGTTTCGATTGCCGAAGAGAGATTTGGTTTTGATGCGATTCGTTATGCGGCGGCGTTGATGGCGGATCGGAGATTGAGTGGTTCGATTCTTACAGCGATGTTTCTTTTTGCGTCGAGTTTGATCTCGTCGGAGATGGAGGGGCTTATGGATGGGGTCGATCATTGGATGAGATCGACGGCGGCGGTGACGACGAATGTGGCGGTGAGCGTTGGGGATAAGATCGGGTTAATTTCTTTGTACGGTATGGTAATTATTTTCGGGTATGTGGTAACAACGGTTTTTTACTGTGAGTGTAGGAAGAGGGATTTTGTTAGGGTGGAAAACGAAGAGGATCATGATCATATTGTCATGGTTTaa